The Vibrio gallaecicus genome contains a region encoding:
- the dnaA gene encoding chromosomal replication initiator protein DnaA, whose translation MSSSLWLQCLQQLQEELPATEFSMWVRPLQAELNDNTLTLFAPNRFVLDWVRDKYLNSINRLLQEYCGNDIPHLHFEIGSKRVIAPTPAPATPTRARTAADVAAESSAPAQLQARKPVHNIWRDEEPVAVDLNHRSNVNPKHKFNNFVEGKSNQLGLAAARQVSDNPGTAYNPLFLYGGTGLGKTHLLHAVGNAIVDNKPNAKVVYMHSERFVQDMVKALQNNAIEEFKRYYRSVDALLIDDIQFFANKERSQEEFFHTFNALLEGNQQIILTSDRYPKEINGVEDRLKSRFGWGLTVAIEPPELETRVAILMKKAEDHQIHLADEVAFFIAKRLRSNVRELEGALNRVIANANFTGRPITIDFVREALRDLLALQEKLVTIDNIQKTVAEYYKIKVADLLSKRRSRSVARPRQLAMALAKELTNHSLPEIGDAFGGRDHTTVLHACRKIAQLREESHDIKEDYSNLIRTLSS comes from the coding sequence GTGTCGTCTTCGCTTTGGTTGCAATGCCTGCAACAGCTTCAAGAAGAGTTACCAGCTACAGAATTTAGTATGTGGGTACGTCCGTTACAAGCGGAACTCAATGACAATACTCTAACTCTATTTGCCCCAAACCGTTTTGTACTGGATTGGGTACGTGATAAGTACCTAAATAGCATTAACCGCTTACTCCAAGAGTATTGTGGTAATGATATCCCACACCTCCATTTTGAGATTGGCAGTAAACGCGTTATTGCGCCGACACCCGCACCAGCAACCCCAACTCGCGCGCGAACGGCTGCGGATGTGGCTGCTGAGTCATCTGCACCTGCCCAATTACAGGCTCGCAAACCAGTTCACAATATATGGCGTGATGAAGAGCCTGTAGCGGTGGATCTAAACCACCGTTCAAACGTAAACCCGAAACACAAGTTCAACAACTTTGTTGAAGGTAAATCAAACCAACTTGGTTTGGCGGCGGCTCGTCAGGTTTCGGATAACCCTGGAACGGCTTATAACCCATTGTTCTTATATGGTGGAACTGGTCTAGGTAAAACGCACTTGTTGCATGCGGTGGGTAACGCCATTGTCGATAATAAACCGAATGCTAAAGTGGTTTACATGCACTCCGAGCGTTTTGTTCAAGATATGGTGAAGGCACTTCAAAATAACGCGATTGAAGAATTTAAACGTTACTACCGTAGTGTTGATGCATTACTTATTGATGACATTCAATTTTTTGCTAATAAAGAACGATCTCAAGAAGAATTCTTCCATACGTTTAACGCTCTTCTTGAAGGTAATCAGCAGATCATTCTTACTTCTGACCGTTATCCGAAAGAGATCAACGGTGTTGAAGATCGTTTAAAATCTCGTTTTGGTTGGGGTCTAACGGTTGCTATTGAACCGCCTGAATTAGAAACGCGTGTTGCTATTTTGATGAAAAAAGCGGAAGACCACCAAATTCACTTGGCAGATGAAGTGGCATTCTTTATCGCTAAACGTCTGCGATCCAATGTTCGTGAGCTTGAAGGCGCATTGAACCGTGTTATCGCGAATGCGAATTTCACTGGTCGTCCTATTACCATAGATTTTGTTCGTGAAGCACTGCGTGATTTACTTGCTCTGCAAGAAAAGCTGGTCACCATTGATAATATTCAAAAGACTGTCGCGGAATACTACAAAATCAAAGTGGCGGATTTATTGTCTAAGCGTCGTTCACGATCTGTTGCTCGTCCGCGTCAATTAGCGATGGCACTCGCAAAAGAACTGACTAACCATAGTTTGCCTGAGATTGGCGATGCATTTGGTGGTCGCGACCACACAACGGTATTACACGCTTGTCGTAAGATTGCTCAGTTACGCGAAGAGAGCCACGACATTAAAGAAGACTATTCGAATTTGATTCGTACCCTTTCTTCTTAA
- the dnaN gene encoding DNA polymerase III subunit beta, producing the protein MKFTIERSHLIKPLQQVSGALGGRPTLPILGNLLIKVEDNVLSMTATDLEVELVSRVTLEGDFEAGNITVPSRKFLDICRGLPDNSIITVVLEGDRIQVRSGRSRFSLATLPAADFPNIEDWQSEVEVSVTQAELKGLIEKTQFSMANQDVRYYLNGMLFEIEGSILRSVATDGHRMAVSEAALGADFAQKQIIVPRKGVQELVKLLDSPEQPVTLQIGSSNLRAEVNNYVFTSKLVDGRFPDYRRVMPQNTTKTLEASCDELRSAFSRAAILSNEKFRGVRVNLVDSEMRITANNPEQEEAEEVLDVSFDGDALEIGFNVSYVLDVLNTLRCEQVRISMSDANASALIENAQDSSAMYVVMPIRL; encoded by the coding sequence ATGAAATTTACCATTGAACGTAGTCACTTAATTAAGCCACTTCAGCAAGTATCAGGCGCATTAGGCGGCAGACCAACGCTCCCTATCTTAGGGAATCTACTGATTAAAGTAGAAGACAATGTTTTGTCGATGACAGCGACGGATCTTGAAGTTGAACTGGTAAGCCGTGTCACTCTTGAAGGGGATTTTGAAGCAGGCAACATTACTGTTCCATCTCGTAAGTTTTTAGATATTTGCCGCGGGCTTCCGGATAACTCAATTATTACCGTTGTGTTAGAAGGCGATCGCATTCAAGTACGCTCTGGCCGTAGCCGCTTCTCTTTAGCGACATTACCTGCTGCTGATTTCCCGAATATTGAAGATTGGCAAAGCGAAGTGGAAGTATCAGTTACTCAAGCTGAATTAAAAGGCTTGATTGAGAAGACTCAATTCTCAATGGCCAACCAAGATGTACGCTATTACCTAAATGGTATGTTGTTTGAAATTGAAGGTTCAATTTTACGCAGTGTAGCAACCGATGGTCACCGAATGGCGGTATCTGAAGCCGCATTAGGCGCAGATTTTGCTCAAAAGCAGATCATCGTGCCACGTAAAGGCGTGCAAGAATTAGTGAAATTACTGGATTCACCAGAACAGCCGGTGACTTTGCAAATTGGTTCTTCAAACCTGCGTGCAGAAGTAAATAATTACGTATTCACCTCTAAGCTTGTTGATGGTCGTTTCCCTGATTATCGTCGAGTTATGCCTCAAAACACGACTAAAACACTAGAAGCAAGTTGTGATGAACTGCGTTCAGCCTTTTCTCGTGCCGCTATTCTTTCTAATGAGAAGTTCCGTGGTGTACGTGTTAACTTAGTTGATAGTGAAATGCGTATTACGGCGAATAACCCAGAACAAGAAGAAGCTGAAGAAGTATTGGATGTGAGCTTTGATGGCGATGCATTAGAGATTGGCTTTAACGTAAGTTATGTATTGGATGTTTTGAATACATTGCGTTGTGAGCAGGTCCGTATTTCGATGTCAGATGCCAATGCCAGTGCGCTGATAGAGAATGCTCAAGATAGCAGT